In a genomic window of Borrelia maritima:
- a CDS encoding hydroxymethylglutaryl-CoA reductase, degradative — translation MKLSKNFRHKSILEKRQEIKSFLGLSFKDFFYNNVNEDFLFNIIENYIGYLSFPIGIVKNLKINGTYYSLPIATEESSVVAALNFAAKILKNADLSYSLGEVLGISQIYIKSGKDLSKILIHLGDKIKTWIEPLLINMNQRGGGFRRLSTRYIEELGIQKLNLYVDTCDAMGANLLNSIAERVAEYIFLEFGYECVLKVLSNDIGEFTVKARFILDFDHLLSSKDDSWNLAKKIELISSIGFYEEERAVTNNKGIMNGITGVCLATFNDTRALEASVHRFASKSGKYLPLSKFYTIDNALVGEIELPLQVGVKGGATSFNEASILSFKIMNVNSKSEFIGILSCVGLASNFAALRALALNGIQKGHMRLHVNKIFYLLETKYNISDFEKDKLLLEMKKMNIYSFDFAFKILKKIRLENESKVQG, via the coding sequence ATGAAACTTAGTAAAAATTTTAGGCATAAAAGTATTTTAGAAAAAAGGCAAGAGATAAAAAGTTTTTTGGGATTATCTTTTAAAGATTTTTTTTACAATAATGTCAATGAAGATTTTCTTTTTAATATAATAGAAAATTATATTGGATATTTATCTTTTCCTATTGGAATTGTAAAAAATTTAAAAATAAATGGTACATATTATTCTTTACCTATTGCAACAGAAGAATCTTCTGTTGTTGCTGCTTTAAATTTTGCGGCAAAAATTCTTAAAAATGCTGATTTGAGTTATTCTTTGGGGGAAGTATTGGGAATTTCTCAAATTTATATAAAATCGGGAAAAGATTTAAGTAAAATTTTGATTCATCTTGGCGATAAAATCAAGACTTGGATTGAACCTCTTTTAATTAATATGAATCAGAGAGGGGGTGGATTTAGAAGACTGTCAACAAGGTATATTGAAGAGCTTGGTATTCAAAAATTGAATCTTTATGTGGATACTTGTGATGCTATGGGCGCTAATTTGCTAAACTCAATTGCAGAACGTGTGGCAGAATATATTTTTTTAGAGTTTGGATATGAGTGTGTTTTGAAAGTTTTAAGCAATGATATTGGTGAATTTACAGTTAAAGCTCGTTTTATTTTAGATTTTGACCATTTATTGTCAAGTAAAGATGATTCTTGGAATTTGGCTAAAAAAATTGAACTTATTTCTAGCATAGGTTTTTACGAGGAGGAGAGGGCTGTTACTAATAATAAAGGCATTATGAATGGAATTACAGGAGTATGTCTTGCGACTTTTAATGATACAAGAGCGCTTGAGGCTTCTGTTCACAGATTTGCTTCAAAGAGCGGGAAATACCTTCCCCTTAGTAAATTTTATACTATCGATAATGCTTTGGTTGGAGAGATTGAACTTCCCTTACAAGTTGGAGTTAAAGGCGGGGCTACATCTTTTAATGAAGCTTCAATTTTAAGTTTTAAAATTATGAATGTAAATAGCAAGAGTGAGTTTATTGGTATTCTCTCTTGTGTGGGACTTGCTAGTAATTTTGCTGCTTTAAGAGCTCTTGCTTTGAATGGGATTCAAAAGGGGCATATGAGATTGCATGTTAATAAAATATTTTACCTTTTAGAGACAAAATATAATATATCTGATTTTGAGAAAG